In Bradyrhizobium paxllaeri, the genomic stretch CGCCGCCAGCTTGTCCGCATCGAGTACGGCACGCGCGGTTTCGATCATCGCCCAGACCCGGATCGACATGTCGGCGTTGATATCGCTCAGGCGGTTCGCAATGGCGTTGAGATCGGCCACGGTGGAAACCTTGGGAACCAGAATACCATCGGGCCGGGCCTTGCCGGCCATGGTGACGTCCTCGACCCACCAGGGCGTATCGAGGCTGTTGACGCGGATCAAGACCTCGCGCTTGCCGAAGCCGCCGGCGGCGATCGCCTTGGCGATCTGGTCGCGGGCGACAGCCTTGGCTTCCGGCGCCACCGAGTCCTCAAGATCCAGAATGATGCCGTCGGCGGGCAGGCTGCGCGCCTTTTCCAGCGCCCGCGCGTTCGATCCCGGCATGAACAACAGGCTGCGGCGCGGACGGGTCATGGATCGGTTTCCTCTGGGGCGTTTTGAGCCCCACGCCCTAACATTTCAAACCGCGGTCCGAAAGCCTTGTTCCGATCATCGGTCTATGGTTAGGCAGGGCTAACGACAGGCACAGGCAACATGGCAACGTCATTCCCGCAACATCTGCTCGACGGCTACCGGGCCTTTACCTCGCAGCGGCTGCCCACCGAACAGACCCGCTATCGGGAACTTTCCGAGCGCGGCCAGTCGCCCGCCGTGATGGTGATCGGCTGCTGCGATTCCCGTGTCTCGCCGGAAGTGATCTTCGATGCCGGTCCCGGCGAATTGTTCGTGGTGCGCAACGTCGCCAATCTGGTGCCGGTCTATCAGCCGGACGGCGGCGCCCACGGCGTTTCGGCGGCACTGGAATATGCCGTCAACGTGCTCCGCATCAGGCACATCGTCGTGCTCGGCCACGCCCAGTGCGGCGGCATCCGCGCCTTCATCGACAAGATCGACCCGCTGTCGCCGGGCGACTTCATCGGCCGCTGGATGGCGATGTTCATCAAGCCGGGTGAAATCGTCGAGCAGCGCGAGCGCGAGTCGATGCAGGATTTCACCGTCAGGATCGAAAAGGCCGCGATCTTCCGCTCAATCGAAAACCTGATGACGTTCCCGTTCGTGCGTACCCACGTCGAGCGTGGCGAAATGGAATTGCACGGCGCCTATTTCGGCGTCGCCGAGGGCTCGCTGTTCGTGCTCGACAAGGAGGCAAAGGAGTTTCAGAGCGTGCGGGAGCCGGTGTAGCCGTAGGGTGGGCAAAGGTGCGAAGCGCCGTGCCCACCATCCATCCTCGATCGCAATGCTGAATGGTGGGCACGCGGAGCCCGTCATCGGGCGCGGATTTGCGCGACCCGGTGGCTTTGCCACCCGCCGAATTCTCGCCTTACGCCGCCTTTTTCTTCGCGCTGATCAGCTTGCGGTTGATCAGGCATTCGGCGATCTGCACCGCGTTCAGCGCCGCACCCTTGCGCAGATTGTCGGAGACGCACCACAGCACCAGCCCATTCTCCACCGTCGCGTCCTCGCGGATGCGGCTGATATAGGTGGCGTCCTCGCCGGCCGATTCATAGGGCGTGACGTAGCCGCCCGGCTCCTGCTTGTCGATGACGAGGCAGCCCGGCGCATTGCGCAGGATATTGCGCGCTTCATCGGCGGTGATCGGATTCTCGAACTCGATGTTGACGGCCTCGGAATGGCCGACGAAGACAGGCACGCGCACGCAGGTCGCGGAGAGCTTGATCTTGGGATCGAGAATCTTCTTGGTCTCCGCCATCATCTTCCACTCTTCCTTGGTGTAGCCGTCCTCCATGAAGACGTCGATGTGGGGGATGACGTTGAAGGCGATGCGCTTGGGGAATTTCTTGTTGACCAGCTCGTCATTGGTGTAGACGGCCTTGGTCTGCGAGAACAGTTCGTCCATCGCGTCCTTGCCGGCGCCCGACACCGATTGATAGGTCGCGACCACGACGCGCTTGATGGTGG encodes the following:
- a CDS encoding carbonic anhydrase is translated as MATSFPQHLLDGYRAFTSQRLPTEQTRYRELSERGQSPAVMVIGCCDSRVSPEVIFDAGPGELFVVRNVANLVPVYQPDGGAHGVSAALEYAVNVLRIRHIVVLGHAQCGGIRAFIDKIDPLSPGDFIGRWMAMFIKPGEIVEQRERESMQDFTVRIEKAAIFRSIENLMTFPFVRTHVERGEMELHGAYFGVAEGSLFVLDKEAKEFQSVREPV
- a CDS encoding aspartate-semialdehyde dehydrogenase produces the protein MGYKVAVVGATGNVGREMLNILDERKFPADEVVVLASRRSVGVEVSYGDRTLKVKALEHYDFSDVDICLMSAGGSVSKEWSPKIGAAGAVVIDNSSAWRMDPDVPLIVPEVNADAAKDFGKKNIIANPNCSTAQLVVALKPLHDKATIKRVVVATYQSVSGAGKDAMDELFSQTKAVYTNDELVNKKFPKRIAFNVIPHIDVFMEDGYTKEEWKMMAETKKILDPKIKLSATCVRVPVFVGHSEAVNIEFENPITADEARNILRNAPGCLVIDKQEPGGYVTPYESAGEDATYISRIREDATVENGLVLWCVSDNLRKGAALNAVQIAECLINRKLISAKKKAA